In the Longimicrobiales bacterium genome, one interval contains:
- a CDS encoding phosphoglycerate mutase family protein, which produces MSSRIYLLRHGQSQANVTGLVASNRTNAAAAFGLTSLGRDQVRASVGAAMAAGELPPGCPIVCSPLLRAVQSAQEAAAILGGDVRVDDRLIERAFGSLELGPDDAYEGVWSEDREDPGHERWGVESTRAILERGASLLRELAEGPNATVLSTHGDVASVLFCASLGLPLGRHREVGPLANGELRLLAHGLPPARPA; this is translated from the coding sequence ATGTCAAGTCGCATCTACCTGCTCCGTCACGGCCAGAGCCAGGCCAACGTCACAGGTCTGGTGGCCAGCAACCGAACCAATGCCGCCGCCGCTTTTGGGCTGACCTCCCTGGGGCGTGACCAGGTGCGGGCTTCGGTGGGTGCCGCGATGGCGGCGGGTGAGCTCCCCCCGGGGTGTCCCATCGTGTGCTCTCCCCTTTTGCGCGCCGTCCAATCGGCGCAGGAGGCAGCGGCGATCCTCGGTGGGGACGTTCGGGTGGACGATCGGCTGATCGAGAGGGCCTTCGGAAGCCTGGAGTTGGGGCCCGACGACGCGTACGAGGGCGTCTGGTCTGAGGACCGTGAAGATCCGGGACATGAGCGATGGGGCGTCGAGAGCACCCGGGCGATCCTGGAGCGGGGAGCCTCACTTCTGCGGGAGTTGGCGGAAGGTCCGAACGCCACCGTGCTGAGTACCCACGGGGATGTCGCGTCGGTGCTGTTTTGTGCCTCCCTCGGCCTTCCGCTGGGCCGACACCGCGAGGTCGGGCCCCTGGCCAACGGTGAGCTTCGGCTCTTGGCGCACGGCCTTCCGCCCGCCCGCCCCGCCTGA
- a CDS encoding nucleotidyltransferase domain-containing protein, whose protein sequence is MLDPLSTAEKLSKQFVTIFGSALRSVVLFGSVARGEAIPGMSDVNVLVLLDEVDAQQLAAAAPMLQQWVRAGNTPPHIFSCEEWGGMGDTFALEIADMQDARKVLYGGDPVAAASPKYHEVRLHAEHEIRDTILHLRLRTLLAANDPRELGNLLVSGTPSFAAYMRTALRLSGRKAPLKTMEVIESAAQLIGADPAPMLLCYEAKCARTPPQVSITAPLVVEYHEFARHLRTFIDRIPPEGTVAGSPS, encoded by the coding sequence ATGCTCGACCCTCTGTCGACCGCTGAGAAACTGTCGAAGCAGTTCGTCACTATTTTCGGCAGTGCCCTGCGAAGCGTTGTGCTGTTCGGTTCGGTCGCTCGGGGTGAAGCCATTCCAGGCATGAGCGACGTGAACGTTCTCGTCCTGCTGGATGAGGTCGACGCACAACAGCTCGCGGCCGCAGCCCCAATGCTCCAGCAGTGGGTCCGCGCCGGAAACACGCCCCCGCACATCTTCTCTTGTGAAGAATGGGGTGGAATGGGCGACACGTTCGCCCTCGAGATCGCGGACATGCAGGACGCGCGGAAGGTTCTCTACGGAGGAGATCCCGTTGCCGCCGCGTCACCGAAGTACCACGAAGTGCGCCTCCACGCTGAGCACGAGATCCGCGACACGATCCTGCACCTTCGTCTCCGTACACTCCTGGCGGCGAACGACCCACGGGAACTCGGCAATCTCCTCGTCAGCGGGACCCCGTCGTTCGCGGCGTACATGCGGACGGCTCTCCGCTTAAGCGGACGCAAGGCGCCGCTGAAGACGATGGAGGTCATCGAGTCGGCGGCGCAACTCATTGGGGCGGACCCGGCTCCGATGCTGCTCTGCTACGAGGCGAAATGTGCCCGGACTCCCCCACAGGTGTCCATCACCGCTCCACTGGTCGTGGAATACCATGAGTTCGCGCGGCATCTCAGGACGTTCATCGACCGGATTCCCCCCGAGGGCACCGTCGCCGGTTCCCCATCCTGA
- a CDS encoding ABC transporter permease: protein MLARMSSQSTTPVYGLDRRVDESIVVRLGGSWALAQGLRGADLLETALVDERPVAIRFDTDDLGDWDSSLLTHLVAVSALGKEYGVDVDTSGLPLGLQRLLSLSQAVPARPDARTATTGSDFIDRVGETALQTHRVAWEGVDFVGDLTIALGRALLGRARFRGSDLALLVEQNGFEALPIVTLVTFLLGLILAFVGAVQLQTFGATIYVADLVGVAMVRDMGALITGIVMAGRSGAAFAAQLGSMKVTQETDALTTMAISPMEFLVVPRVLALCLMMPLLTLYGDAMGVLGGGFVGLTMLDLSAMEYLRQTSTAVSLTDVAGGVLKGTVYGILIAISGCLRGMQSGKSSSAVGDAATSAVVTGIVSIIIACGMFAFVFYTLGI from the coding sequence ATGTTGGCGCGTATGTCCTCCCAGTCGACTACCCCGGTGTACGGCCTCGATCGCCGTGTGGACGAGTCCATCGTGGTCCGTCTCGGGGGAAGTTGGGCACTCGCCCAGGGGTTACGGGGGGCAGACCTCCTCGAAACGGCTCTCGTTGACGAGCGGCCGGTGGCCATCCGCTTCGACACGGATGATCTGGGGGACTGGGACAGCAGCCTGCTCACGCATTTGGTCGCGGTCTCCGCTCTCGGCAAGGAGTACGGCGTCGATGTCGACACCTCGGGGCTGCCGCTGGGACTTCAACGACTCCTGTCGCTCTCCCAGGCCGTTCCGGCCCGGCCCGACGCGCGCACGGCGACGACGGGCAGCGACTTCATCGACCGCGTGGGAGAGACCGCCCTCCAGACCCACCGCGTCGCGTGGGAAGGGGTCGACTTCGTCGGCGACCTGACCATCGCGTTGGGCAGAGCCCTGCTGGGCCGCGCCCGGTTCCGCGGGTCGGACCTCGCGCTGCTGGTCGAGCAGAACGGCTTCGAAGCGCTACCCATCGTGACCCTCGTGACGTTCCTGCTGGGACTCATCCTGGCGTTCGTAGGCGCGGTCCAGCTCCAGACGTTCGGCGCCACGATCTACGTGGCCGATCTCGTCGGCGTCGCCATGGTGCGGGACATGGGGGCCCTCATCACGGGCATCGTGATGGCCGGCCGCAGCGGTGCGGCGTTCGCGGCGCAACTGGGCTCCATGAAAGTGACCCAGGAGACCGACGCGCTCACCACCATGGCCATCTCGCCGATGGAGTTCCTCGTGGTGCCGAGGGTGTTGGCGCTATGCCTGATGATGCCCCTCCTGACGCTCTACGGCGACGCGATGGGCGTCCTGGGCGGCGGGTTCGTGGGCCTGACCATGCTCGACCTCTCGGCCATGGAGTACCTCCGTCAGACCAGCACCGCGGTGAGCCTGACGGACGTCGCTGGCGGAGTCCTGAAGGGAACCGTGTACGGAATCCTCATCGCGATCTCGGGCTGCCTCAGGGGGATGCAGTCGGGGAAGAGCTCGTCGGCCGTGGGTGACGCCGCTACATCGGCGGTGGTGACCGGGATCGTGAGCATCATCATCGCGTGCGGGATGTTCGCCTTCGTCTTCTACACGTTGGGCATCTGA
- a CDS encoding cyclic nucleotide-binding domain-containing protein, translating into MKKFSHHETQSFADGDIIVREGEETREMFVIQRGAVEIVKQVGGHEVRLALLSRGAFFGEMSLLEGLPRSADARACGATTLVVFRPGSLLLQIRRDPTFAFELLQQMSRRVRELNDKLVFRVAGAEFGNRLARSSFMMTAASEYAASRPDEETEP; encoded by the coding sequence ATGAAGAAATTCTCCCACCACGAAACGCAGTCCTTCGCCGACGGTGACATCATCGTCCGGGAGGGCGAAGAGACCCGAGAGATGTTCGTCATCCAGCGCGGGGCTGTGGAGATCGTCAAGCAGGTGGGGGGACACGAGGTCCGCCTTGCCCTGCTGAGCAGGGGCGCCTTCTTCGGCGAGATGTCTCTCCTGGAGGGCCTGCCTCGCAGCGCCGATGCGCGCGCGTGTGGTGCAACCACCCTCGTGGTCTTTCGGCCCGGCTCGCTCCTGCTCCAGATCCGCCGGGACCCCACGTTCGCCTTCGAGTTGCTCCAGCAAATGAGCCGAAGGGTCCGCGAACTGAACGACAAGCTCGTCTTCAGAGTGGCGGGTGCCGAGTTCGGGAACCGGCTGGCACGCTCCTCTTTCATGATGACGGCTGCGTCGGAGTACGCCGCGTCCAGACCCGACGAAGAGACGGAGCCATGA
- a CDS encoding metallophosphoesterase — translation MNTTVTEDRLLVVSDVHLGNRLHRPRRSFMDFLHFAIENNYSICINGDGVDIQQMALSQLTGDLAACTPLFLKFGATDRKIYHTVGNHDIVLEHFLSDIGRLTVVPFLNVHCGDKRIRIEHGHMYDGMFLKFPRTYSVFTFIGLLAISVSPAFYDRVHDLNLAIIGFAEFLLSGFKTKAQRNKDRPGEVIEGERDCFRQGAEEVGARGFDTVIFGHTHLAGTVRLSSGARYYNTGGWFSKPHCVAISNGQEWFGSVEELTQNGDPFPAAAPKDDHTHSEVQQSA, via the coding sequence ATGAACACCACGGTCACCGAGGACCGCCTTCTCGTGGTTTCGGACGTCCATCTCGGGAACCGACTCCACCGGCCTCGCCGCTCGTTCATGGACTTCCTTCATTTCGCCATCGAAAACAACTACTCCATCTGCATCAACGGCGATGGCGTGGACATCCAACAGATGGCCTTGTCCCAACTCACGGGCGACCTGGCGGCATGTACGCCCCTGTTTCTCAAGTTCGGGGCGACCGATCGCAAGATCTACCACACCGTGGGCAACCACGACATCGTGCTGGAGCACTTCCTCAGCGACATCGGCCGGCTGACCGTGGTGCCTTTCCTGAACGTGCATTGTGGGGACAAGCGGATCCGCATCGAGCACGGCCATATGTACGACGGGATGTTCCTCAAATTCCCCCGTACATATTCGGTGTTCACGTTCATCGGCTTGCTGGCTATCAGCGTGAGCCCCGCGTTCTACGATCGGGTCCATGACCTCAACCTCGCCATCATCGGCTTCGCCGAGTTCCTTCTGTCCGGGTTCAAGACCAAGGCGCAGCGGAACAAGGACCGTCCCGGTGAGGTGATCGAGGGAGAACGCGACTGCTTCCGCCAGGGTGCTGAGGAGGTCGGTGCCCGTGGCTTCGACACGGTGATCTTCGGGCATACGCACCTTGCCGGCACTGTGCGTCTGTCCTCGGGCGCCCGCTACTACAACACAGGTGGGTGGTTCTCCAAGCCGCACTGTGTCGCCATCTCGAACGGACAGGAGTGGTTTGGGTCGGTGGAGGAGCTGACCCAGAACGGGGACCCGTTTCCCGCTGCCGCACCCAAGGACGACCACACCCATTCAGAGGTCCAACAGAGCGCATGA
- a CDS encoding ATP-binding cassette domain-containing protein, giving the protein MLSSGPVQDTAAITVRDVTMAYGDFVLQRDLDFSIAKGDIFVIMGGSGCGKSTLLRHLVGLNTPARGEVYYGPESFTAAEPARRREILRRVGVLYQSGALWSSMTLAENVALPLGEFTDLSPKEIREVASLKLALVGLSGFEDYHPSDISGGMQKRAGLARAMALDPEILFFDEPGAGLDPVSSGLLDNLILELRDSLGATVVIVTHELASIFAIGTNSVFLDAESRTIIASGSPSELRDHSEHERVRRFLRRET; this is encoded by the coding sequence GTGCTTTCGTCAGGTCCGGTCCAGGATACGGCGGCCATCACCGTCCGCGACGTGACGATGGCGTACGGCGACTTTGTGCTCCAACGCGACCTCGACTTCAGTATCGCCAAGGGGGACATCTTTGTCATCATGGGCGGAAGCGGGTGCGGCAAGAGCACGTTACTGCGTCACCTCGTGGGCCTGAACACGCCGGCCAGGGGAGAGGTCTACTACGGGCCGGAGAGCTTCACCGCGGCGGAGCCCGCGCGTCGCCGTGAGATCTTGCGTCGTGTCGGCGTCCTGTACCAGAGTGGGGCGCTCTGGAGTTCCATGACTCTCGCGGAGAACGTGGCCCTCCCCCTCGGCGAGTTCACGGACCTCAGTCCCAAGGAGATCCGGGAGGTCGCCTCCCTGAAGCTGGCGCTGGTCGGGCTTTCCGGCTTCGAGGACTACCACCCGTCCGATATCAGCGGAGGCATGCAGAAACGCGCCGGGCTGGCACGGGCCATGGCCCTGGACCCGGAGATCCTGTTCTTCGACGAGCCGGGTGCCGGGCTGGACCCGGTGAGCTCGGGGCTCCTGGACAACCTGATCTTGGAGCTACGTGACAGCCTCGGTGCCACCGTCGTGATCGTCACCCACGAGTTGGCGAGCATCTTCGCCATCGGCACCAATAGCGTCTTCCTGGACGCCGAGAGCCGCACCATAATTGCCAGCGGCTCCCCTAGTGAGCTCCGTGACCATTCCGAACACGAGCGTGTTCGTCGATTCCTGCGAAGGGAGACCTAA
- a CDS encoding GMC oxidoreductase, with protein MSNLATPIEQLAREYDVVVVGSGYGGAIAASRFARAGRRVCLLERGEERHPGDFPENSAEGLREIQADSPDRRIGSSTALFDLHINPDISVLSGCGLGGTSLINANVAIPPDERVWADPLWPDAIRADVQHGVAQGVRRAQEMLRPTPLPSDQSPPKLQAMEKSAQAMGARFERLPITVNFEDRINHVGVEQPACNSCGNCVGGCNVGAKNTLMMNYLPDARNHGAEIFTCTAVRRVERRGTRWVVHFDLLEAGPKRFNAPGLFVAADVVVLAAGSLGSTEILLRSRESGLPVSDRLGEGFTGNGDVLGFAYNADQFIGGVGVGSTRGKKGPGPCITSVIDLRGTDRLNDGMIIEEGVIPSTLGPILAPALLMASRAVGEDTDAGLRDYAEEKYREIQALVPGGSTGAVGNTQTFLVMAHDDSAGRIHLADDRVRIAWPGVGSQAVFDKINGELLRATAALGGTYVTNPLWTKFAGKSLVTVHPLGGCGMGETSETGVVDHRGRVFSGESGDQVHDGLYVSDGSVIPRSLGVNPLLTISALAERTADLIARDRGWEIPYDLPSAPRAASVEKRVGVQFTEAMRGFFSLGSDLDFAEAAEQGKESDSPLEFTLTVNSDDLYDMLRRPDHSASLYGSVSVPALSTEPFSVTKGTFHLLTVDPDEVRTRRMTYKMPMEHPDGRTFFLHGFKRIHDDRGFDVWSDTTTLFVSVHEGEDESGPVVGRGVLRIKTKDFSKQLRTFKITNAGGIARRLKAMADFGKFFAGALYDTYGGVLAPRSTLDPGATARTRRELVVDPPDAHYFSTADGVSLRLVRYEGGSKGPVLLVHGLGMSGQVFAVDTVDVNLVEYLAASGYDVWVLDSRASIDIAGSEDQFTADLIAEQDLPAAVGKVRELTGAAAVDVVAHGLGATTLLMAIVGGLQGVRSAVCSQGGLHVVTQRAARVKAGLYLPGVIKALGQQSLRADGGGTKGWKNRLFDVGLRLLPVELEERCSSPVCRRITFMYGPLYEHDQINLATHEALHELFGVVNLQVFDHLARMVREGHAVRATGGSWLRDLDRLALPITFLHGADNACFLPESTQATMAALADANGPDFYHHTVIPDYGDMDCLIGKDAARDVFPLILEHLERQTSS; from the coding sequence ATGAGCAACCTGGCCACACCCATCGAACAGTTGGCGAGGGAGTACGACGTGGTGGTGGTGGGGTCGGGCTACGGCGGGGCCATCGCCGCCAGCCGCTTTGCGCGGGCAGGACGCCGCGTGTGCCTCCTCGAACGCGGCGAGGAGCGTCACCCCGGGGACTTCCCCGAGAACTCGGCAGAGGGGCTTCGGGAGATTCAGGCGGATTCGCCCGACCGTCGGATCGGCTCCTCGACAGCGCTGTTCGACCTCCATATCAACCCGGACATTAGCGTGCTGTCCGGATGCGGGCTCGGGGGTACGTCGCTCATCAACGCCAACGTCGCCATTCCTCCGGACGAGCGGGTGTGGGCCGATCCACTGTGGCCCGACGCGATCCGCGCGGACGTCCAGCATGGGGTCGCCCAGGGTGTCCGGCGTGCCCAGGAGATGCTCCGCCCCACGCCCCTACCGTCGGATCAGTCTCCTCCGAAGCTCCAGGCCATGGAGAAGTCGGCTCAGGCCATGGGCGCCAGGTTCGAGCGGCTCCCTATCACGGTGAACTTCGAAGATCGGATCAACCACGTCGGGGTCGAGCAACCCGCATGCAACTCGTGCGGCAACTGCGTCGGCGGGTGCAACGTGGGAGCCAAGAACACGTTGATGATGAACTACCTCCCCGACGCACGGAACCACGGGGCGGAGATCTTCACGTGCACCGCCGTGCGCCGTGTGGAGCGTCGGGGCACGCGGTGGGTCGTCCACTTCGATCTGCTGGAGGCGGGTCCGAAGCGGTTCAACGCGCCCGGCCTGTTCGTGGCGGCCGACGTGGTGGTCTTGGCGGCCGGTAGCTTGGGAAGCACGGAAATCCTGCTCCGCTCGAGGGAATCCGGCCTGCCCGTGTCTGACCGGCTTGGGGAGGGGTTCACGGGCAACGGCGATGTGCTCGGATTCGCCTACAACGCCGACCAGTTCATCGGTGGCGTGGGCGTGGGAAGCACGCGCGGGAAGAAAGGGCCCGGGCCCTGCATCACGTCGGTTATCGACCTACGAGGAACGGACCGGCTGAACGACGGGATGATCATCGAGGAAGGTGTTATCCCCTCGACTCTCGGCCCCATTCTGGCCCCGGCGTTGCTGATGGCTTCCCGGGCGGTCGGCGAGGACACAGACGCCGGCCTGCGCGACTACGCAGAGGAGAAGTACCGGGAGATCCAGGCACTCGTGCCTGGTGGGAGCACTGGCGCCGTCGGCAACACGCAGACCTTTCTCGTCATGGCCCACGACGACTCGGCTGGCCGGATCCATCTGGCGGATGACCGCGTTCGCATCGCGTGGCCCGGCGTGGGATCCCAGGCCGTGTTCGACAAAATCAACGGCGAGTTGCTCCGGGCTACCGCTGCCCTGGGAGGCACGTACGTCACGAACCCGCTCTGGACGAAGTTCGCCGGGAAGAGCCTGGTCACGGTCCACCCGTTGGGTGGCTGCGGCATGGGCGAGACCTCGGAGACGGGCGTAGTCGACCACCGGGGCCGAGTGTTCTCGGGGGAGTCGGGGGACCAGGTCCACGACGGGCTCTACGTCTCCGACGGGTCCGTGATTCCGCGCTCCTTGGGGGTCAACCCGTTGCTTACGATTTCCGCCCTGGCAGAGCGGACCGCCGACCTCATCGCCCGTGATCGCGGATGGGAGATCCCGTACGACCTCCCGTCTGCCCCCAGGGCCGCGTCCGTGGAGAAGCGAGTCGGCGTTCAGTTCACCGAGGCCATGAGGGGGTTCTTCTCCCTCGGGTCGGACCTGGACTTCGCAGAGGCCGCGGAGCAGGGGAAGGAGTCCGACTCGCCCCTCGAGTTCACGCTCACGGTAAACTCAGACGACCTGTACGACATGCTGCGCCGGCCGGACCACAGCGCGAGCCTGTACGGGAGCGTCTCGGTTCCTGCGCTGTCGACGGAGCCGTTCAGCGTCACTAAGGGCACGTTCCACCTCCTGACGGTCGACCCCGACGAGGTGCGTACGCGGCGGATGACGTACAAGATGCCCATGGAGCATCCCGACGGCCGGACGTTCTTCCTGCACGGCTTCAAGCGTATCCACGATGACCGAGGCTTCGACGTCTGGTCGGACACCACCACCCTGTTCGTGTCGGTCCACGAGGGAGAAGATGAATCGGGCCCAGTGGTCGGGCGTGGCGTCCTTCGCATCAAGACCAAGGACTTCTCGAAGCAACTCCGGACGTTCAAGATCACCAACGCCGGGGGGATCGCCCGGCGCCTGAAGGCCATGGCCGACTTCGGGAAATTCTTCGCCGGTGCCTTGTACGATACGTACGGTGGGGTGCTCGCGCCCCGCAGCACACTCGATCCGGGAGCCACGGCCAGGACGCGCAGGGAATTGGTGGTCGATCCCCCGGATGCGCACTACTTCAGTACGGCCGACGGCGTGTCGCTTCGGCTGGTGCGCTATGAAGGTGGCTCCAAGGGACCGGTCCTGCTGGTCCACGGCCTGGGCATGTCCGGACAGGTGTTCGCGGTGGATACGGTGGATGTGAACCTCGTGGAGTACCTCGCCGCGAGCGGGTACGACGTGTGGGTTCTGGACAGCCGCGCGAGCATCGACATCGCCGGCTCCGAGGACCAGTTCACGGCCGACCTCATCGCCGAGCAGGATCTCCCCGCAGCGGTGGGCAAGGTCCGCGAGCTCACGGGAGCGGCAGCGGTCGACGTGGTCGCCCACGGCCTTGGAGCGACGACCCTGCTCATGGCGATCGTGGGGGGGCTCCAGGGGGTGCGCTCCGCAGTGTGCTCACAGGGCGGGCTCCACGTCGTCACGCAACGGGCGGCCCGCGTCAAAGCCGGACTCTACCTTCCTGGTGTGATCAAGGCGCTGGGGCAACAGTCCCTGCGCGCCGACGGGGGTGGCACCAAGGGGTGGAAGAACAGGCTCTTCGACGTGGGGCTTAGACTCCTCCCAGTCGAGCTGGAGGAACGGTGCTCAAGCCCGGTATGCCGACGAATCACCTTCATGTACGGACCGCTCTACGAGCACGACCAGATCAACCTGGCGACGCACGAAGCCCTTCACGAACTTTTTGGGGTCGTGAACCTCCAGGTCTTCGACCACCTCGCGCGCATGGTGCGCGAAGGGCACGCGGTGCGCGCCACCGGGGGGTCCTGGCTACGGGACCTGGACCGTCTGGCCCTGCCTATCACGTTCCTGCACGGCGCGGACAATGCGTGCTTCCTTCCGGAGAGCACGCAGGCGACCATGGCGGCGCTGGCCGACGCCAATGGGCCGGATTTCTATCACCACACGGTGATTCCCGACTACGGCGATATGGACTGCCTCATCGGGAAGGACGCCGCCCGCGACGTCTTCCCGCTGATCCTCGAGCACCTGGAGCGGCAGACCTCCTCGTAG
- a CDS encoding MlaD family protein — translation MSRKANPTLIGAFVLGGVFIAVAAVVAFGSGQFFRDTQAFVTFFGGSVAGLDEGAPVKFRGVEVGEVTGVLLDIPNLERESGDVRIAVVYELDRGQLEARGATVRLSDPFNIDTLMALGVRAELSTESLVTGRKYVALDFVPADPVSFVPVVGLGYPEIPAINTGLDGIQEALQGIIADLGAVPLDSLVNAAIGALSEIGTLASSPELGQTVRSLPGAVEGLNAAVADLRGLMVTVDSSLIPIRDGVLATAQQTTSAMHQLESTLQEVGETLEPSSPASVRFEEAMRELSAASRALRDLAEFLERNPSAILRGKPGGGR, via the coding sequence TTGAGTCGCAAGGCCAATCCTACCCTCATCGGAGCCTTCGTCCTCGGAGGGGTGTTCATCGCGGTCGCCGCAGTCGTGGCGTTCGGATCGGGTCAGTTCTTCCGCGATACCCAGGCATTCGTCACCTTCTTCGGAGGATCCGTGGCCGGCCTCGACGAGGGCGCACCGGTGAAGTTCCGTGGAGTCGAGGTCGGGGAGGTGACAGGCGTTCTCCTCGACATCCCCAACCTGGAGCGTGAGAGCGGGGACGTGCGTATTGCCGTCGTCTACGAGTTGGACCGTGGACAACTTGAAGCGAGGGGAGCCACAGTTCGGCTTTCGGACCCATTCAACATCGACACCCTCATGGCGCTAGGGGTCAGGGCCGAACTGTCCACAGAGAGTCTGGTCACCGGGCGGAAATACGTCGCCCTCGACTTCGTTCCGGCTGATCCCGTGTCTTTTGTTCCTGTGGTCGGCCTGGGGTACCCGGAGATTCCGGCGATAAACACCGGCCTGGATGGAATCCAGGAGGCGCTTCAGGGCATCATCGCAGATCTCGGCGCCGTTCCCCTGGACTCCCTGGTCAACGCCGCCATCGGGGCCCTGTCCGAAATCGGGACGCTGGCTTCTTCGCCGGAGCTTGGTCAAACCGTGCGCTCCCTGCCCGGCGCCGTGGAAGGCCTGAACGCGGCGGTGGCTGACCTCCGGGGTCTGATGGTCACCGTCGACTCGTCCCTCATCCCCATCCGGGACGGTGTACTGGCCACCGCCCAGCAGACGACGTCTGCGATGCATCAACTGGAATCCACGCTCCAGGAAGTCGGCGAGACCCTGGAGCCTTCCTCACCGGCTTCGGTGCGATTCGAGGAGGCCATGCGGGAGTTGAGCGCGGCGAGCCGCGCCCTCCGGGATCTTGCGGAGTTCCTGGAGCGGAACCCCAGCGCCATCCTGAGAGGCAAACCTGGAGGAGGACGATGA
- a CDS encoding Dyp-type peroxidase has translation MQKRRQAVGSGGERPLLQRRPLNLPRRHEEQSEVEAADIQGNVLRGYSHPMAAYIFLRIDDVAKGKALIDRMLPRITTGQPWCDTAPTTAIQVAFTYAGLQRLGVPDEMLATFPEEFREGMAARAESLGDRGPSAPEQWESGLGTGEAHVLVTVWAVDNEHLDAVREELRQVGASAGATTVINETRAEALKHGRDHFGFFDGISQPAVEGTGVQGRPGDGQPNGAGGWRDVATGEFVLGYVDEDGTLPDAPAEPFHRNGTFMVYRKLQQHTAAFRRSMEEQGARYPGGAEMLAAKVVGRWRDGTPLSTSPEAPDADVSADPLRINDFSYMDDPKGLKCPMGSHIRRCHPRDSEGFFGGRLTNRHRIIRRGRSYGPVLPKGAADDGQDRGLVFVCFNTSIWRQFETIQSLWLDDGDPFGVGPDKDPLIGCPADESGKMTIPGKPPFFLTPLPRFVTLRGGEYLFQPSMAALRWLADF, from the coding sequence ATGCAGAAACGTCGGCAGGCCGTAGGTTCCGGTGGGGAGCGACCCCTTCTGCAGCGTCGCCCCCTCAATCTTCCACGACGCCACGAAGAGCAGTCCGAGGTCGAAGCCGCCGACATCCAGGGGAACGTGCTGCGCGGGTATTCCCACCCGATGGCGGCGTACATCTTCCTCCGCATCGATGACGTGGCCAAAGGCAAGGCACTCATCGACAGGATGCTCCCCCGTATCACGACGGGTCAGCCCTGGTGCGACACCGCCCCCACCACGGCCATCCAGGTCGCTTTCACGTATGCGGGTCTTCAGCGCCTGGGTGTTCCCGACGAGATGCTGGCTACGTTCCCGGAGGAGTTCCGAGAAGGCATGGCCGCCCGGGCCGAATCCCTCGGCGATCGCGGTCCCAGTGCCCCGGAGCAGTGGGAGTCCGGTCTGGGGACCGGAGAGGCCCACGTGCTCGTGACGGTATGGGCCGTGGACAACGAGCACCTGGACGCGGTGCGCGAGGAGTTGCGGCAGGTGGGAGCCTCCGCGGGCGCCACAACGGTGATCAACGAGACCCGGGCGGAGGCCCTCAAGCACGGACGTGATCACTTCGGCTTCTTTGACGGCATCTCGCAGCCCGCCGTGGAAGGAACCGGGGTCCAGGGGCGGCCCGGCGACGGCCAGCCCAACGGTGCAGGCGGTTGGCGGGACGTGGCCACCGGGGAGTTCGTGCTCGGGTACGTGGACGAGGACGGCACCCTTCCCGACGCTCCCGCGGAGCCGTTCCATCGGAACGGTACGTTTATGGTCTACCGGAAGCTGCAACAACACACCGCTGCGTTCAGGAGGTCCATGGAGGAGCAGGGGGCGCGCTACCCGGGCGGAGCGGAGATGCTCGCTGCCAAGGTTGTGGGGCGGTGGCGCGACGGCACCCCGCTGAGCACCTCTCCGGAGGCGCCGGACGCCGACGTGTCCGCGGACCCGCTACGTATCAACGACTTCTCGTACATGGACGATCCCAAGGGGCTCAAGTGCCCCATGGGGTCGCATATCCGACGTTGTCACCCGCGTGATTCCGAGGGGTTCTTCGGTGGGCGGCTCACCAACAGGCACCGCATCATCCGGCGTGGGCGTTCCTACGGCCCGGTGCTGCCCAAGGGGGCCGCGGACGACGGGCAGGACCGGGGACTCGTCTTCGTGTGCTTCAACACCAGCATCTGGCGTCAATTCGAGACCATCCAGAGCCTGTGGTTGGACGATGGCGACCCCTTCGGCGTCGGCCCCGATAAGGACCCCCTCATTGGATGTCCGGCGGACGAATCCGGCAAGATGACCATCCCCGGTAAGCCCCCCTTCTTCCTCACGCCTCTACCCCGCTTCGTAACCCTGCGGGGGGGCGAATACCTATTCCAGCCGAGCATGGCCGCGCTTCGCTGGTTGGCGGACTTTTGA